Proteins co-encoded in one Cucurbita pepo subsp. pepo cultivar mu-cu-16 chromosome LG15, ASM280686v2, whole genome shotgun sequence genomic window:
- the LOC111811614 gene encoding DAR GTPase 3, chloroplastic: protein MSLHVQLSGLCLPTTRAIPTRHFYCRSGPSPASLTPSASASLPHPTIQIVGGRTSNFLGDLSTKGAPNSDVVEKDWVDFEADLYYWTNPLRPVQWYPGHIAKTEKELKDQLRLMDVVIEVRDARIPMSTSHPQMDAWLGNRRRILVLNREDMISSADRNAWADYFTRQGIKVVFSNGKLGMGAMKLGRLAKTLAADVNVKRRAKGLLPRAVRAGIVGYPNVGKSSLINRLLKRRMCPAAPRPGVTRELRWVRFGKDLELLDSPGIIPMRISDQTAAIKLAICDDIGEKSYNAADVAAILVQILTKLPSVGIELLQKRYKVDADGQCGHTFVQKLALQLFNGDSHQAAFRILSDFRKGKFGWIALERPPR from the exons ATGAGTCTTCATGTTCAGCTATCAGGGCTCTGCCTGCCCACCACTCGTGCAATCCCGACGCGCCATTTTTACTGCCGGAGCGGACCATCCCCAGCATCTCTTACGCCTTCAGCTTCCGCTTCTTTGCCGCACCCCACAATCCAG ATTGTTGGTGGTAGAACATCAAATTTCCTTGGAGATTTGAGCACAAAAGGTGCGCCTAACAGCGACGTAGTTGAGAAAGATTGGGTTGATTTTGAAGCTGATTTGTATTACTGGACAAATCCATTGCGTCCCGTTCAG TGGTATCCTGGCCATATagcaaaaacagaaaaagagcTGAAGGATCAACTTAGGTTGATGGATGTTGTGATAGAGGTTCGAGATGCTAGAATACCCATGTCTACAAGTCACCCACAG ATGGATGCATGGCTTGGCAATAGGAGAAGAATATTGGTATTGAACAGAGAAGATATGATATCTTCAGCGGACCGGAATGCTTGGGCAGATTATTTTACGAGACAGGGAATAAAAGTAGTATTTTCAAATGGGAAACTCGGAATG GGCGCAATGAAGCTAGGGCGGTTGGCCAAGACATTAGCAGCAGATGTCAATGTCAAACGTAGAGCTAAAGGACTACTTCCTCGCGCG GTTCGTGCTGGAATAGTTGGATATCCTAATGTTGGAAAATCATCTCTGATCAACCGCTTGCTGAAACGACGAATGTGTCCAGCAGCTCCAAGACCGGGTGTCACCCGAGAATTGAG GTGGGTTCGTTTTGGCAAAGATCTTGAGTTGCTTGATTCTCCTGGTATTATACCAATGCGGATTAGTGACCAGACAGCCGCAATAAAGCTTGCTATATGCGATGACATTGGAGAGAAGTCCTACAATGCTGCTGATGTTGCTGCCATACTTGTACAGATTCTGACCAAGCTTCCGTCAGTAG GTATAGAATTACTTCAAAAGCGATATAAAGTCGATGCAGACGGTCAATGTGGTCACAC ATTTGTTCAAAAGTTAGCACTTCAATTGTTCAACGGGGACAGTCATCAAGCAGCTTTCCGCATCTTATCAGATTTCCGCAAAGGAAAGTTTGGTTGGATTGCTTTGGAGAGGCCTCCTAGGTAA